The Candidatus Eisenbacteria bacterium DNA window AGTACGAACGTGCGGAGACGTTCGGCCAGCGGCCGGCGCACTCCGGGAAGGATGCGCTCGAGCTCGCGGCGAACTTCGCGCGCGTCGCGCGGACGTTCGGCGGGATTCGGGGAGAGAAGACGAAGGATGAGACTCGAGAAGGCCGGGGAGACTTCGGCGCGCTCGAGCGGCGCGATCGGCGCCGGCCCTTCGGCCTGGCGGCGGAGACGATCCGTGCTGCTCTCCCCTTCGAACGGCGAGTGCCCCGTCGCCAGCGAGTAAAGCGTTGCACCGAGTGCATAGAGATCGGAAGCCGGCGTGAGCGCGCCGCCCGCCACGATCTCAGGCGCCGCGAACCCCGCCGTGCCGACGTGGCGACGGTCGTTTCCGCCCAGCGAGCGCGCGAGCCCGAAGTCGACGATGCGGACCCCCGCAGGGCGCAGCTCGCCCGGATTGACGACGACATTCGAAGGCTTGAGGTCTCCGTGGACGATGCCCGCCTGATGCAAGGCCTCGAGTCCGTGCGCGAGCTCGACGGCCACGAAGGCGAGCGACTCGCGGGTGAGCGCGCCGAGCTGGTCGGCCGAGGATCCCGGCGCGTACTGCATCGCGTACCAGGCCGCACCATCGGGCTCGAATCCGAGCTCGAGCACTTCAACCACGGCCGGATGGCGGATGCCCGCGAGCAACGCGAACTCGCGAGCGAGCGCCGAGCGATCGGAAACCGCCTTGGGGCGCAGCCGCTTGAGAGCACACTCGGCGCCGGTGGCGAGGTCGCGGGCGAGGAACACCTCGCCCATGCCGCCCTGGCCGAGAGGACGGATCAGTGAATAGCGGTCACCAACGCGTTCATTCATTCGGGAGCGAAGCGAACGCCGCGGCCCGAGCTCAGGGGGGTCGGGACGCGCAGGAAGTTGCGAACGGTATTCTTGTGCCTGGGATGCGGAAGGCTAGCACTGGAGCCAGGTTGGGGCACGACATTTCGCAGGAAGCTGCGAACTCGGCGCCCCCGGGACAGTAAGATCTATCCGTCCCAGGACGGATGACTACAGCTCAGCCCGAATCGCCCAGAGGTCCGGGAACAGCGGCTTGTTCAGCGTGGTCTCGAGGTAGGCCGCCCCCATGGAACCACCCGTGCCCGGTTTGGAGCCGATGGTGCGCTGCACCATCTTGACGTGGCGATAGCGCCACTCCATGAGGCCTTCGTCGAGGTCGACCAGCCGCTCGCACACCGAGCTGACCAGCGGATCCTTGCGGTAGATCTGGATCAGCGTCGGATGCAGCGCCTGGGTCTCCTGCACCGGCTGCGTGACGTCACGCTTCAGCGCCTCGGCGGGCACCGCGTAGCCCTGACCGACCAGGAAACGCAGGAAGGCATCCCACAGCGTGGGCGCCGCGAGCCGCCGTTCCAGCCTCTGCCGCGCCTCACTGCCCGGCTCGTAGCGATCCAGCGCCTTCGGGTTCTTGGCGCCGAGCGCGAACTCGATCTCGCGGAACTGGAACGACTGGAAGCCGCTCCCCGACTCGAGCCGCGCGCGGAAGCTGAGGAAGTCGAGCGGCGTCATGGTCTCGAGCACGTCGATCTGCGCCACCACCACCTTGAGGATGGTGAGGATGCGCTTGAGCGTGGCCAGCGACCGCGGCGCATCCGGCCGC harbors:
- a CDS encoding tryptophan 2,3-dioxygenase family protein; amino-acid sequence: RPDAPRSLATLKRILTILKVVVAQIDVLETMTPLDFLSFRARLESGSGFQSFQFREIEFALGAKNPKALDRYEPGSEARQRLERRLAAPTLWDAFLRFLVGQGYAVPAEALKRDVTQPVQETQALHPTLIQIYRKDPLVSSVCERLVDLDEGLMEWRYRHVKMVQRTIGSKPGTGGSMGAAYLETTLNKPLFPDLWAIRAEL